The following proteins come from a genomic window of Rhodovastum atsumiense:
- a CDS encoding helix-turn-helix transcriptional regulator, with protein sequence MITQAVGLADIARGDASPAQAGEVLRFIFSEPTPDLLRDAYLALRAWVWKALDQRRRDPELRDWNDILGAASTLMRRHGQDALGSRIDALHELVAESIAVADTYESVDITRRLHVARVLEFLAESGGQASQSAIGERTGLAEANLTDVLNMMSAAGLLERSTLGKEAVFALSRAGEAAQQNRAA encoded by the coding sequence ATGATCACTCAGGCAGTGGGTTTGGCCGACATCGCGCGGGGCGATGCGTCGCCTGCCCAGGCTGGGGAGGTTTTGCGTTTCATCTTCAGCGAGCCGACGCCGGACCTCCTCAGGGACGCGTACTTGGCATTGCGTGCCTGGGTGTGGAAAGCGCTGGACCAGCGCCGCCGGGATCCGGAGCTGAGGGACTGGAACGACATCCTGGGGGCCGCCTCGACCTTGATGCGGCGCCACGGGCAGGACGCGCTCGGGTCGCGGATCGACGCGCTCCACGAGCTGGTCGCTGAATCCATCGCCGTCGCCGACACATACGAGTCGGTCGACATCACCCGTCGCCTGCATGTCGCCAGGGTGCTCGAGTTCCTTGCGGAGAGCGGCGGCCAGGCGAGCCAGAGCGCCATCGGCGAGCGCACTGGGCTGGCCGAAGCCAACCTCACCGACGTCCTCAACATGATGTCGGCCGCCGGACTACTGGAGCGCTCGACGCTGGGCAAGGAAGCGGTGTTTGCATTGTCCCGCGCGGGGGAGGCCGCCCAGCAGAACCGGGCCGCCTGA